The DNA sequence CAGTGGCCTGAGCAGCGGCCAGTGCGGGCAACGCCTGTAGCGCACGCACTACGTATGCCCGGGCGACTGCACCCTCCTGCAGGTGATGgtgttattaaagtaaatataagaACGATTAAATAGTGAATTGACTAATGAAAATCTCTTTTTGGTATGGGACATagtgttttaacaaaatacaatgaaattCATGCTTGGTAACTACTACGCTAATAGATACCGCATTTGGCAagctgaattaaaaaaaactgggGAATCTaaaatcaccaacccgcagtaGGCTACCTTGGTGATAAATTGCTCAACCTTCCCACTAGGGGAAGGGGCCTGTGCCCAGTAGTACTTGGTATACAGGCTGAAGTATATAggatagaattattattattattattcaatacatATGTTCGGTCCCCGTATTCTATTAGTAGGTTATGGGTATTATAGCAGCCCGCGCGACAGCCGCCCGCACAGCGCGCGGTAGCCCGCCGCGGCCAGCACTACCCTCCGGCACTACTACTGACCTGCAGCGCGGCCCTGAGCGCGTACCGGTGTCGGTCCCGCAGCGGGCGCGCCTGCGGggcgtgcggcgcggcggcggcggcggcggcgcgctcggCGTGCAGCCCGCGCGACAGCCGCCCGCACAGCGCGCGGTAGCCCGCCGCGGCCAGTACTACCCTCCGCCACTACTACTGACCTGCAGCGCGGCCCTGAGCGCGTACCGGTGTCGGTCCCGCAGCGGGCGCGCCTGCGGggcgtgcggcgcggcggcggcggcggcggcgcgctcggCGTGCAGCCCGCGCGACAGCCGCCCGCACAGCGCGCGGTAGCCCGCCGCGGCCAGCCCCGCCAGCCCCACCAGCCCGCCCGAACACTCCTCGTCCTCCTCCTCAGCTGGACCCACAGCGCACGCCAGCCTTATAGGacaaatcataatatatttcgaCATCTTACACACTATGCCAtctagccttaaactgagcaaagcttgtgttatgagtactagacaactgataaacacaataatatttttttaaataaatatatacatattatagagaTATTACACTCAGACAcgaaacaaatgatcgtgctcatcacggAAACATGTCCTGAGTAGGAACCGAACCCAAGACCTCCGATGGAGCTGTCTGTAcgactaaccactagaccaccaAGCTATAAACTACACATTTGAAAATGAATCTCATTGGATCGACAGCAAGCCTTTTATCATTTGCGACACTGACATGCCTATCATTAGTATTTAAGTTTTACGTCAACTTCttcattttctattatttaccACAGCCATATCGGCATAACATATAGTTTTATCCGTTTTCGATAAACAAAACGGTCATATCTACACACTGAAGCTTGCGTCCCACAAGGTTCGATCCTGGGTATCATGTAAGtcataaatagtaaaattaagtttagtACATACTGTGCGGCAGCGGCTAGAGAGTGGGTGACGCTGACCCATTGGGGAACATCGGGCGTGGCGGGAGTCGCCAGTGCACTCAGAGCGGCTCCTAGCTCACGAATGTCCGCGCGTTCAGCACCACTGCGGCTTTCCACTGAATGCAAAATAAGTATTATCAGCTTATATTATAGTTACGATGgacaaagattttaataatgcCATTTGCTAAAGAATAAGTGTCACAACAGATTTCGCACATATCCAGATTAACCACAAAAGAATGATAAGTGACAGAATATGATGCTAAAATAAGCCACAGGCACATTGCAGGAAGCACTATTtatgcttaagcacttgtgacAACTTACCTTTCTCGAAGATCTGTGTGAGTCTGTCGAGGCCAAGGTGCGCCAGTCGCAGCTGTTCCTGCTCGCTTATGAACGCGGCTTGCATCTCTTCTATTGTTACATCACTCTACAAATATCACAAGCTATGTAAAGCAGACTATACtaactacatacatattatacaacaTACAACAATGCACTGGTAATTTAAGAAACTGCAAATGTGAACCTTAATACTTTGGCATAGCGCTAACAGAAATAAATTGTGCTACTTTAACCTTATTTACTTACATTACATTTTCCTGAGATATGAAAGCATGTAAAATAAAGCTTGGTTATACTGCTTACATTTTTACTTAGACATATCTAGTCCTGAGAAAACTTACCGGGGTGTCCTCCTGTGTACCAGCAAGAACAAATTCATCATGTTTGGGCTTCTCGAGTCTGACATTGCTCTCGCATAGGAATACTCTGAGGTCGGCATCATGGGCCAGTACTGGGTGTCGAGCGACTAACGTCAGCCATCGCTGTAGGGCTGCGCGCCGGCGAAGCAGGAACCGGGAGCTGCCTCCACCGACCACTACGCGCTTTGGTGGTAATCGGCATATGGCTCTGGAAGAAACGATGACACAGCTATAGTTTTTGACAAATCATATGGCCTAAAATCActcatacaatttatttcaatactcTATGAAAGCTTAATAGATTGATATTGATTGAAGTCAGATAAGAATAGCATATAAGTCAGTCCAAGGTGGCACCTATCTCCATACCAAAATCGACCCAGAAAATCAGGTGTGAAGAGGTTACAAACACACTTCCATGCTTCCACATTTAGAATATTAGCGAGATTGGGGATTTTTGTATAATCTTTGTAGGAGTCACAATTGGAgtgaaataaattgttcttaTCATCAATTTTGTAGATGAATCtgaatttttttattcatataatttacCTGTATGGATATTTTGCATACAAAACATCATAAAGCTGCACAAAATCATTATATCGTCGCGAGACTGTTGTACCGTGTCGTCTTGAGCTCACATAGTATTCACAATGCTTCAAAATCAGCCCTTTTCTCTCTGGTATTAGTTCCACACTTATTACATCCGTTGCTTCTAAATCTTCAAATGTTACTATTTCTGTGATACTTGACataatactgaaaaatataaaacttacttTAGAACATTACTCACTTTTACAGATATTTCATCCATAAATATGCATTTTTGCATCaacaattattactatttttattattttttaattattataagcccTATGTTGACCCTACTGGCCTCTCTCTATtctttccatttttaattttaagctcaTCATGCCATTTAAGCCTCACATACGAttgttatacaattttattataatttttatgagataaatataaaactattatcaAAACACCAGTGCCACATAATGCAGGAGATAAGAGTAATATCAGTGTTCCTGCAAAATTGCCAGTCTGGTTACCAACAAAACTGTCAGATtggttttaaagaatttttccTCACTTATCATATTAGATGTGTTATGATAAAAATGCTGATTTATAAACCTGACCTAGAGGTTTAGCATGGTCATTTAATGTGACAATGCTAGAAGCCTTGTTGCACATTCCCATCTCCCAGCAATGATGCTGGCATATTTTAGAATgcaatgtttaaaattgttttttttaagtgatttatTCTGTGTGCTATTAGATAACAAAGTTATAATTGGATACTAATTATGTAGGTCAGTTattcttcatttaaataaagaatatgttaaaaaaaaatgataaaaataataagcagCGTTGCCAATTGATACATCTttacaaattgtatttgttttcttcTTGTATCTTGTGTGTTCATATTTGTGTCaacatattttcataacaaGTTACAAAAACAgactagtattaaaaataatataggaaGTTTCATATTCCAGTGCAAACAGTTTAGTggggttttaaaaatatataaataaaataaaatagtttaataaatatataaataaaataagtgttgTTGTGGCAAAACTTGGATGTCAAAACAGaactttcttttacaaaaaatatatataaacaagTAGCGTAGAGtttctttattgttaaaataaaaatatatgatttaaaCAAGCCAAGAGCTACGTACCTTGATTACTTTTCCTATAAAGCACGATCTAATCTTAGCCTTAAAAACCTAAGTTAGCATTAAGTAGAGTATTAGCTAGACGTAGATCTTCTAGTGTATCCACTTCCAAGCTTTGAATACCACTAACCTCTTGCACTGTGCAACTGTAATCAtgaaaacattgtatttactaaaatataataatagtcacctcgtaatattgttgtaaatttcCAAATTCAGCACTCAAAATAAGTATGCTTGAGCACTTGACACTGACAGATTTGAGACATGACATGACAGCTTGATAAATGTCACAACTTTTTAATGTCAAGCTAGAgctcaaatcaaatcaaatttatcaaatcaagtcaaataaaactatatatatggtaaaaaaaatatcaagtcaAATCAATCTATTTTCTCTAaagacattataatatattctacTAATTTTCTCAAACTCTCTCTCTCTAATCTCCAGCCAGCTATTATGGTTCTCGTTCCAGTCTTTGCTACAACGCTTTCTTAGAAGTTCAAagactaaattaataacttacttATAATTTTGGAATTGACCATTTTCAAGAAGCCACCTTCTGGTTATATAAAACGCTCCAGTTTCCAAAAACTCACCATCCCAATCTTGCCTACGAACTCGATTTTTAACTTGGAAGTTGGCAGGATGCAATTTGCCTTTTATAAGACGCCAACGAAGTTTATtacttctaaaacaaaatgttattgattttaGTACAACGTAAAACTGTaaagtatacaaatatttgtaagatttaCCTTAAATATAGATAGACCTTTAATGAACAAAACTGttggtaattataataaaagtagttGTAAATAAGGTCAAAAAACTACTCGCCTAGTTACGGAAAAAACACAGTCGAATGGAACTGGATTGTTCAATTTTTCCACAGCGCTCCTTATATCTGCTGGTTGAGTGAACGGCGAAGTTGTTTGCATCAATATAAGAACAGTAACGTTAGGTTTGGCCTCTAAAAATTCTAATGCGCCCCATATTGAAGGTGCCCAATCTGTAGCGGTGGCAAAACTGCGACGAAATTCGGTAACATTATCtaggaaaaagtatttaattaaatatttatctcaaGGGCTGAAGATTTTCTTAACAATATAGTACCGAGTACCTAGTTAAATAGATGATCCATGTTTTACTTAATCAATAGAATTTGATACCCaaatagataaagaaaaaattaacaaaCCTTTCACAGCTTCAAGAGCTATTAATGGATGATCAGTCGACACAGTGATATCGTGTAATCCAGCAGCCTTGGCCGAATGAATTGTACGACTTAATAAACTAGTACCGCCAACCTTCCTTAAGTTTTTTAGTCGAAGTCCCTTAGAGCCTCCTCTAGCAAGAATGAGGACAGCTATTTCGGCACTACAGCAATATAGACTAATAGAAAGAAACATcgtttatttcataataattattatttatgtgaataATATATATTCTGAGCCAAAAGTaataaactgatatttttaagataatcattaaaattaattaacttacatTGTCGACAAGCTTAACACTTGAAACCACATTGCTTACAAAATAATCTATTCTTCATTATCAGACTcattaaaattgtgtaaatataaataaagtcacGTCTTTAACGAAATTGGCTAACAAATATTAAACCCTGCGTGTGTTACTGATCGCTTCCTAAACTGTAATGGAGTTGAGAAAAGGAAGTCtctaataaaactgttaaataaataagcttgttgaaaaacataatttattatgaatcagAGCGCACTTATAATATGAAAGCAGGATGGGATGGTGCATTACTCAATACTCTGCACTGTGGATTTGGGTGGTTTTAACAACTTTTGACAACACTGTTCTTTGATTGACGGTTCACGGAGGTTAATGGTTTGACGTAACGTAACTTGTAAGGCAAATCGATCAATGCCTTTTGTTGTGATCGTGTGAGAACTGAGaatgtgtataatttaattgaattaaattttatgaatattgtagGAAATGATGAAATTATCGACTAACGTGTACCTACCACACTAAtggtttttgtaacaattaacTATTAGCTGAAAAAGGGTAACAAAAACGAATCAACCTCAAATTACTTGTAAAAACCAGCTACAAGTTTAACTTGTATTGTAAAAATGGCAAGTATGGAAGAAATTGAGAGGGATTTACTGAAGATAGACAAGGAGATCGATAGGATTGAAGCTGTTATAAGCAAGTTGAGGCTTGATCAACGCGATCTTATAAAAAGAAAGACAACTTtgaaaaattgtataaataaaataaggtctGACAAATTATCTCATTTAGATTGGGCCGGAACTACGTACGAATGGTCTGAAGACGTACTCAAGATTTTGAATGATGTTTTTCACATTACAAGCTTTAGACCCAAACAACTTGCTGCAATTAATTGTACTTTATCTGGCCAGCATGCCATTGTAGTCATGCCAACAGGTGCAGGGAAAAGTTTATGCTATCAATTACCAGCTCTTGTAAAACCAGGAATAACTTTAGTAATCTCACCACTGGTCTCTTTGATGGAGGACCAAGTGAGGTCCCTGACTAAAAAGAACATACCAGCAAAGTTATTGTCAAGCACGAGCCCCAAACAAGAGACCACAGAAATATTAAATGCATTAAAAGACAGTCAATCAGATATGAAATTACTGTATGTAACTCCAGAGAGACTAGCAAAAAGTAAGAGATTCATGGctaatttacaaaaatgtcATGAAGAAGGCAGACTACAAAGAATAGCTATTGATGAAGTACACTGCTGTTCTACCTGGGGCCATGATTTTAGACCTGATTTTAAATTCCTAGGGGTGTTATCTGACATGTTCAAAGG is a window from the Trichoplusia ni isolate ovarian cell line Hi5 chromosome 3, tn1, whole genome shotgun sequence genome containing:
- the LOC113492188 gene encoding sorting nexin-8-like, producing the protein MSSITEIVTFEDLEATDVISVELIPERKGLILKHCEYYVSSRRHGTTVSRRYNDFVQLYDVLYAKYPYRAICRLPPKRVVVGGGSSRFLLRRRAALQRWLTLVARHPVLAHDADLRVFLCESNVRLEKPKHDEFVLAGTQEDTPSDVTIEEMQAAFISEQEQLRLAHLGLDRLTQIFEKVESRSGAERADIRELGAALSALATPATPDVPQWVSVTHSLAAAAQLACAVGPAEEEDEECSGGLVGLAGLAAAGYRALCGRLSRGLHAERAAAAAAAPHAPQARPLRDRHRYALRAALQEGAVARAYVVRALQALPALAAAQATAHAQHAELWQDLHRALTLTHA
- the LOC113508728 gene encoding N-acylneuraminate cytidylyltransferase, whose protein sequence is MWFQVLSLSTILYCCSAEIAVLILARGGSKGLRLKNLRKVGGTSLLSRTIHSAKAAGLHDITVSTDHPLIALEAVKDNVTEFRRSFATATDWAPSIWGALEFLEAKPNVTVLILMQTTSPFTQPADIRSAVEKLNNPVPFDCVFSVTRSNKLRWRLIKGKLHPANFQVKNRVRRQDWDGEFLETGAFYITRRWLLENGQFQNYKQCFHDYSCTVQEVSGIQSLEVDTLEDLRLANTLLNANLGF